The Cystobacter ferrugineus genome includes the window CGAGGAGGTAAACCCCAGCAGCGCGTTGGCATCCAGCTCGAGGACTGCACACAGCCGCATGAGCGTGAGCAAGCTGGGCGTCATGTACCCCCTCTCGATGCGGCCGTAGACGGCCGTGGCGAGGCCCATGCAGCTTGCCACCTGGGCCTGGGTGAGCTCCATGCGCCGGCGCGCAGCGCGGGCCGCGCTTCCGAGGTACTCGTTTACCGTCATACGCATGTCGGCACCCCCTCAGTGCTCCGCCGGTTTCGCGGCGCGAGAGGGCCGCACGCGCCGGGGAGGCACCATGGCCTGGGCGGCATTGCCGAGCACGGTGAGCTGTTTGGGCGTCAACAGGCGCGCCGTGCGGAGGAGCCGTCGGAGGGCTGGTGGCTCACTCGAAGCCGGAGGGGATTCCACGAGCCAGGCGGGGGGCTTCTCGGTGGAGAAGCCCAGCAGGGTGTTGGCGTCCACCCGCAGCACGCGGCACAACCGCAGCAGCGAAGGAAGGCTTGGGAGCATGAGGCCGCGCTCCAGGCGCCCATACACTTCCGTCGCGAGTTCGGCCCGCTCGGCCAGCTCTTCCTGAGTCAACCCGGCGCGCAAGCGCGCTTCGCGTGCAGCCGTCCCCACCTGGGTGGCAAGCGGCGCCTTCTTCTTGTTGGCGTGGGCCACGGTGCGCCTCAGTGGACTCCGCCGGGCTCGTCGGACTTGAGGTCCGGGGGCTCGGGAAGGACGCCTTGCTCCACGTCCGGGTGGGCCGCCAGCTTGCGCAGATCAGAGGCTTCCTTGAGGATTTCACTCAACTCCGCCTCCGCCTCCTTCGCGCCGTAGGGCCGACCAGGACGGGCGTGGAGGAAGTCGCGCAGGTCGTAGCGCATATCGTCGGCGGACTGGTAGCGCTCGGCGGGGTTGGGCCGCAGCGCCTTCGTCACCACCTTCTGCAGGGGCCCGGGCAGCTCCTTGGCCGCGCACTCCACCTCTTCCGGGCCGAAGTGCAGCACGCGGTTGGCGAGCGTCTCCAGCGGCAGCAGCGTGGAGCGCTCGGCGCGCACCTCGGGTGGGAAGCGCTCCTCGAGGTCCTCCCACAGCTTGTCGGGAGGGTCCAACGGGTAGCGGGAGAGCAGCATCTCCAGCAGCACCAGGCCGAGAGAGAAGATGTCGGCCCGGCCATCCAACTTCCGGGGCGTGAGTGGGTCTCTCTGGCGAGCCTCCGGCTTGACGAAGCCGAGGAGGATTTCCGGGGCGATGTAGGCCGGGTCTCCCCGGAGCAGCCCCCGCCGGGTGGGAATGCGGCCGAGCAACTCCGAGTAGGCGGCACCGAAGTTGGTGAGCTTGACGCGGCCATTGTCCCCCAAGCGGATGCGCATGGGCCCCACGGCGCGGTGGACGAGCTTGAGGGGGTTGCCTTCGTCGTCCTCGCAGCGGTGCGCGTAGTCGAGCGCGTCCGCCACCTCCGCGGCGACGTACGCCGCGAAATCTGGACTCAGCCTGCGCCCCACCAACCAGGCCGCGTCCATGAGGGTGAGGAGGAAGCAGCCACGCAGGTGCTCCATGACGATGTAGGGCAGCTCGTCGTGCACCACATACCCGTACACGGTGGCGATGTTGGGGTGGCGCAAGGCCTTGGAGAGGCTCACCTCCTCCAAGGCTCGGTGTCGGGCCTCACGCCCATGCTCCATGACGATGGGCTTGAGGACGACGAGCTTCACTGAGCCGCCTTGGAGCGG containing:
- a CDS encoding helix-turn-helix domain-containing protein, whose product is MRMTVNEYLGSAARAARRRMELTQAQVASCMGLATAVYGRIERGYMTPSLLTLMRLCAVLELDANALLGFTSSTPPPWLVSEPAPAHERPAVSRLRPLLQRLPRQQVLALANLADCMLPTREARDPGEPQGTEDS
- a CDS encoding protein kinase domain-containing protein; the encoded protein is MSEPKNPGGLKPFQVGDFRYEAVRPLVVHPDYDTLLLATREPLQGGSVKLVVLKPIVMEHGREARHRALEEVSLSKALRHPNIATVYGYVVHDELPYIVMEHLRGCFLLTLMDAAWLVGRRLSPDFAAYVAAEVADALDYAHRCEDDEGNPLKLVHRAVGPMRIRLGDNGRVKLTNFGAAYSELLGRIPTRRGLLRGDPAYIAPEILLGFVKPEARQRDPLTPRKLDGRADIFSLGLVLLEMLLSRYPLDPPDKLWEDLEERFPPEVRAERSTLLPLETLANRVLHFGPEEVECAAKELPGPLQKVVTKALRPNPAERYQSADDMRYDLRDFLHARPGRPYGAKEAEAELSEILKEASDLRKLAAHPDVEQGVLPEPPDLKSDEPGGVH
- a CDS encoding helix-turn-helix domain-containing protein, with amino-acid sequence MAHANKKKAPLATQVGTAAREARLRAGLTQEELAERAELATEVYGRLERGLMLPSLPSLLRLCRVLRVDANTLLGFSTEKPPAWLVESPPASSEPPALRRLLRTARLLTPKQLTVLGNAAQAMVPPRRVRPSRAAKPAEH